From Microbacterium croceum, a single genomic window includes:
- the rpoB gene encoding DNA-directed RNA polymerase subunit beta, which translates to MAAARNASTSTTTKNGRGASRLSFAKISDTLTVPDLLALQTESFGWLVGNDDWKARVAEAKKAGRTDVNEISGLGEIFEEISPIEDLGETMQLSFTNPYLEPEKYSIEECKERGKTYAAPLYVEAEFMNHLTGEIKTQTVFMGDFPLQTGKGTFIINGSERVVVSQLVRSPGVYFDKTPDKTSDKDIVSARVIPSRGAWLEFEIDKRDQVGVRVDRKRKQSVTVFLKALGMTSEEILAEFAGYTSIEETLAKDTIVTKEDALRDIYRKLRPGEQVAAEAARALLDNFYFNPKRYDLAKVGRYKINQKLGLDQPLTSSVLTVEDIVATIKYLVRLHAGTEETFTGIRSGKKAEIRLATDDIDNFGNRRIRAVGELIQNQVRTGLSRMERVVRERMTTQDIEAITPQTLINVRPVVAAIKEFFGTSQLSQFMDQNNPLAGLTNKRRLSALGPGGLSRDRAGVEVRDVHPSHYGRMCPIETPEGPNIGLIGALATFARINSFGFIETPYRKVENGVVTDHIDYLTASEEVDFNIAQANAPLDAKGRFIESHVLARPKGGSGEVDMFLPEDIGYIDVSPRQMVSVATSLVPFLEHDDAQRALMGANMQRQAVPLLRSDSPLVGTGMEGYTAIDAGDVITAEKAGVVSEVSADRVVVMLDEGGTQEYHLRKFDRSNQGTSYNQKVVVNAGERVEVGEVIADGPATENGELALGKNLLVAFMTWEGYNFEDAIILSQDLVKDDTLSSIHIEEYEVDARDTKLGKEEITRDLPNVSPELLKDLDERGIIRIGAEVRPGDILVGKVTPKGETELSAEERLLRAIFNEKSREVRDTSLKVPHGEQGTIIAVKEFNAEDGDDELGSGVNRRVVVYIAQKRKITEGDKLAGRHGNKGVIAKILPIEDMPFLADGTPVDIVLNPLGIPGRMNFGQVLETHLGWIAKQGWKVEGKPEWAARLPEEAFEAAPNTKVATPVFDGASEEEIAGLLNATTPTRDGVRLIDSTGKTQLFDGRSGEPFPAPISVGYMYILKLHHLVDDKIHARSTGPYSMITQQPLGGKAQFGGQRFGEMEVWALEAYGAAYALQELLTIKSDDILGRVKVYEAIVKGENIQEPGIPESFKVLMKEMQSLCLNVEVLSADGTLVNLRDTDDEAFRAAEELGINISSRFEAASIDEI; encoded by the coding sequence TTGGCTGCTGCTCGCAACGCATCCACATCCACCACCACCAAGAACGGACGCGGAGCTTCCCGTCTTTCGTTCGCCAAGATCTCCGACACGCTGACGGTCCCTGACCTTCTCGCCCTGCAGACCGAATCCTTCGGTTGGCTCGTCGGTAACGACGACTGGAAGGCTCGCGTCGCCGAAGCCAAGAAGGCCGGGCGCACCGACGTCAACGAGATCAGCGGTCTCGGCGAGATCTTCGAGGAGATCTCTCCGATCGAGGACCTCGGCGAGACGATGCAGCTCTCGTTCACGAACCCCTACCTCGAGCCGGAGAAGTACTCGATCGAGGAGTGCAAGGAGCGTGGCAAGACCTACGCCGCTCCGCTGTACGTCGAGGCCGAGTTCATGAACCACCTCACGGGTGAGATCAAGACTCAGACGGTCTTCATGGGCGACTTCCCGCTCCAGACGGGCAAGGGCACGTTCATCATCAACGGCTCCGAGCGCGTCGTCGTCTCGCAGCTCGTGCGCTCGCCGGGTGTCTACTTCGACAAGACCCCCGACAAGACGTCCGACAAGGACATCGTGTCGGCACGTGTCATCCCGAGCCGCGGAGCCTGGCTCGAGTTCGAGATCGACAAGCGCGACCAGGTCGGCGTGCGCGTCGACCGCAAGCGCAAGCAGTCCGTCACGGTCTTCCTCAAGGCGCTGGGCATGACCAGCGAGGAGATCCTCGCGGAGTTCGCCGGCTACACCTCCATCGAGGAGACGCTCGCGAAGGACACCATCGTCACGAAGGAAGATGCGCTCCGCGACATCTACCGCAAGCTGCGTCCGGGCGAGCAGGTCGCCGCAGAAGCTGCCCGTGCGCTGCTGGACAACTTCTACTTCAACCCGAAGCGCTACGACCTGGCCAAGGTGGGTCGCTACAAGATCAACCAGAAGCTCGGTCTCGACCAGCCGCTGACCTCGTCGGTCCTGACCGTCGAGGACATCGTCGCGACGATCAAGTACCTCGTGCGTCTGCACGCCGGCACCGAGGAGACCTTCACGGGCATCCGCTCGGGCAAGAAGGCCGAGATCCGCCTCGCGACCGACGACATCGACAACTTCGGCAACCGTCGCATCCGCGCGGTGGGCGAGCTGATCCAGAACCAGGTCCGCACCGGTCTGTCCCGCATGGAGCGCGTCGTCCGCGAGCGCATGACCACGCAGGACATCGAGGCGATCACGCCGCAGACCCTGATCAACGTGCGCCCCGTCGTCGCCGCGATCAAGGAGTTCTTCGGGACGTCGCAGCTGTCGCAGTTCATGGACCAGAACAACCCGCTCGCCGGTCTGACGAACAAGCGTCGTCTGTCCGCGCTCGGCCCCGGCGGTCTCTCGCGTGACCGCGCCGGCGTCGAGGTCCGTGACGTGCACCCGTCGCACTACGGCCGCATGTGCCCGATCGAGACCCCTGAAGGCCCGAACATCGGTCTGATCGGTGCTCTCGCGACGTTCGCGCGCATCAACTCGTTCGGTTTCATCGAGACCCCGTACCGCAAGGTCGAGAACGGCGTCGTCACCGATCACATCGACTACCTCACGGCGTCGGAAGAGGTCGACTTCAACATCGCGCAGGCGAACGCCCCGCTCGATGCCAAGGGTCGCTTCATCGAGAGCCACGTCCTGGCCCGCCCCAAGGGCGGCAGCGGCGAGGTCGACATGTTCCTCCCCGAAGACATCGGCTACATCGATGTCTCCCCGCGCCAGATGGTGTCGGTCGCCACCTCGCTCGTGCCGTTCCTCGAGCACGACGATGCACAGCGCGCCCTCATGGGTGCCAACATGCAGCGTCAGGCTGTGCCGCTGCTGCGCAGCGACTCGCCGCTCGTGGGAACCGGTATGGAGGGCTACACGGCCATCGACGCCGGTGACGTGATCACCGCCGAGAAGGCCGGTGTCGTCTCCGAGGTCTCCGCGGACCGCGTCGTCGTCATGCTCGACGAGGGTGGCACGCAGGAATACCACCTCCGCAAGTTCGACCGCTCCAACCAGGGCACCTCCTACAACCAGAAGGTCGTCGTCAACGCCGGTGAGCGCGTCGAGGTCGGAGAGGTCATCGCCGATGGCCCCGCCACCGAGAACGGTGAGCTGGCACTCGGAAAGAACCTCCTCGTCGCATTCATGACGTGGGAGGGTTACAACTTCGAGGACGCGATCATCCTCAGCCAGGACCTGGTGAAGGACGACACCCTCTCCTCGATCCACATCGAGGAGTACGAGGTCGACGCCCGCGACACCAAGCTCGGCAAGGAGGAGATCACCCGTGACCTCCCCAACGTCAGCCCTGAGCTGCTGAAGGACCTCGACGAGCGCGGCATCATCCGCATCGGTGCCGAGGTCCGCCCCGGCGACATCCTCGTCGGCAAGGTCACGCCGAAGGGTGAGACCGAGCTGTCGGCCGAGGAGCGCCTGCTCCGCGCGATCTTCAACGAGAAGAGCCGCGAAGTCCGTGACACCTCGCTGAAGGTGCCCCACGGTGAGCAGGGCACGATCATCGCTGTCAAGGAGTTCAACGCCGAGGACGGCGACGACGAGCTCGGCTCCGGCGTCAACCGCCGCGTCGTGGTCTACATCGCCCAGAAGCGCAAGATCACCGAGGGTGACAAGCTCGCCGGCCGTCACGGCAACAAGGGTGTCATCGCGAAGATCCTCCCGATCGAGGACATGCCTTTCCTCGCGGACGGAACCCCGGTCGACATCGTGCTGAACCCGCTCGGCATCCCGGGTCGAATGAACTTCGGCCAGGTGCTGGAGACGCACCTCGGATGGATCGCCAAGCAGGGCTGGAAGGTCGAAGGCAAGCCCGAGTGGGCCGCCCGTCTGCCGGAAGAGGCGTTCGAAGCAGCTCCCAACACGAAGGTCGCCACCCCGGTGTTCGACGGTGCGAGCGAGGAGGAGATCGCCGGTCTCCTCAACGCGACCACCCCGACCCGCGACGGCGTGCGCCTGATCGACTCCACCGGAAAGACGCAGCTGTTCGACGGCCGCTCCGGTGAGCCGTTCCCGGCTCCGATCTCCGTGGGCTACATGTACATCCTGAAGCTGCACCACCTGGTCGACGACAAGATCCACGCACGTTCCACGGGTCCGTACTCGATGATCACCCAGCAGCCGCTCGGTGGTAAGGCGCAGTTCGGTGGACAGCGCTTCGGTGAGATGGAGGTGTGGGCTCTCGAGGCCTACGGCGCCGCCTACGCACTGCAGGAGCTCCTCACGATCAAGTCCGACGACATCCTCGGCCGCGTCAAGGTGTACGAGGCGATCGTCAAGGGCGAGAACATCCAGGAGCCCGGCATCCCCGAGTCCTTCAAGGTGCTCATGAAGGAGATGCAGTCGCTCTGCCTGAACGTCGAGGTGCTCTCGGCCGACGGCACGCTGGTCAACCTGCGTGACACCGACGACGAGGCCTTCCGTGCAGCGGAAGAGCTCGGAATCAACATCTCCAGCCGCTTCGAGGCCGCCTCGATCGACGAGATCTAA
- the rpoC gene encoding DNA-directed RNA polymerase subunit beta' — protein sequence MLESNTFDELRIGLATADHIRAWSYGEVKKPETINYRTLKPEKDGLFGEQIFGPSRDWECACGKYKRVRFKGIVCERCGVEVTKSSVRRERMGHIELAAPVTHIWYFKGVPSRLGYLLDMAPKDLEKVIYFAAYMVISVDEEARHRDLGTQENNIRLELKTLGDRRDSKIAERLARLEEELAALEAEGAKADVKKKVKDAAEKEMSLIRKGADEAIAKLERVWEDFRTLEVGALRPEDDVFHELQDRFGQYFEAYMGAESIQRRLAAFDLVAEAENLRLQISEGKGQRKIRAIKRLKVVSSFLETGMSPAAMVLDVVPVIPPELRPMVQLDGGRFATSDLNDLYRRVINRNNRLRRLIDLGAPEIIVNNEKRMLQEAVDALFDNGRRGRPVTGTGNRALKSLSDMLKGKQGRFRQNLLGKRVDYSGRSVIIVGPQLKLHQCGLPKQMALELFKPFVIKRLIDLGHSQNIKAAKRAVERTRPEVWDVLEEIIRERPVLLNRAPTLHRLGIQAFEPQLVEGKAIQLHPLVCAAFNADFDGDQMAVHLPLSVEAQAEARVLMLASNNILKPSDGRPVTLPSQDMIIGLHHLTTVKEGAAGEGRAFGSVGEAILAKDEGTLDLQAKIRIRIPGLTFLEGEAPEGYERHGLVDASLGQAIFNDTLPKGYPFVREQADKNKLSQIVNKLAEEYPKVETAASLDRIKDAGFYWATRSGVTVALSDILTPPNKAEIVAGYEKQAAKVQSQYEKGLTTDSERRQELIKIWTEATDEVQAAMKANFPEDNTINRMVSSGARGNWLQIRNIAGMRGLVNNPKGEIIPRPIISSYREGLSVAEYFIATHGTRKGLADTALRTADSGYLTRRLVDVSQDVIIREDNCGTSKGLELPIAAVDSTGTLVRDANVENSVFARTLSSAVIDSNGDVLADAGEDVGDVLIDKLVAAGVETIKVRSVLTCDSAVGVCAQCYGRSLATGKTVDIGEAVGIIAAQSIGEPGTQLTMRTFHTGGSASADDITQGLPRVQELFEARTPKGASPISEADGRITIDETDKGKKVILTPDSGDEPVIYPVLKRATLLVEDGQHVTVGQPILVGTLDPKEIMRVMGAREVQRYLVGGVQGVYRSQGVPIHDKHIEVIVRQMLRKVTVVDHADTTLLPGEMVDLKRYQTINREAVAEGKRPASGRPELMGITKASLATESWLSAASFQETTRVLTQAAMEGKRDPLVGLKENVIIGKLIPAGTGLSKYRDVTVEATEEAKSERYPNRIFASDGAYADGDFGYVDFDAFSTDDITPGTYN from the coding sequence GTGCTCGAGTCAAACACTTTCGACGAGCTTCGCATCGGCCTGGCCACTGCGGACCACATCCGCGCGTGGTCGTACGGTGAGGTCAAGAAGCCCGAAACCATCAACTACCGCACGCTGAAGCCGGAGAAGGATGGTCTCTTCGGAGAGCAGATCTTCGGCCCGTCCCGCGACTGGGAGTGCGCCTGCGGCAAGTACAAGCGTGTCCGCTTCAAGGGCATCGTCTGCGAGCGCTGCGGCGTGGAGGTCACCAAGAGCTCCGTCCGTCGTGAGCGCATGGGTCACATCGAGCTCGCCGCTCCCGTCACCCACATCTGGTACTTCAAGGGCGTGCCCTCGCGTCTGGGCTACCTGCTCGACATGGCGCCGAAGGACCTCGAGAAGGTCATCTACTTCGCCGCGTACATGGTGATCTCGGTCGATGAGGAAGCTCGTCACCGCGACCTCGGCACGCAGGAGAACAACATCCGTCTCGAGCTCAAGACGCTCGGTGACCGCCGCGACTCGAAGATCGCCGAGCGCCTCGCCCGCCTGGAGGAGGAGCTCGCTGCCCTCGAGGCCGAGGGTGCCAAGGCCGACGTCAAGAAGAAGGTCAAGGACGCCGCCGAGAAGGAGATGTCGCTCATCCGCAAGGGTGCCGACGAGGCGATCGCCAAGCTCGAGCGCGTGTGGGAGGACTTCCGCACGCTCGAGGTCGGCGCACTCCGCCCCGAGGATGACGTCTTCCACGAGCTGCAGGACCGTTTCGGTCAGTACTTCGAGGCCTACATGGGCGCCGAGTCGATCCAGCGTCGCCTCGCGGCCTTCGACCTCGTCGCCGAGGCGGAGAACCTGCGCCTGCAGATCTCCGAGGGCAAGGGCCAGCGCAAGATCCGTGCGATCAAGCGTCTGAAGGTCGTCAGCTCGTTCCTGGAGACCGGCATGAGCCCGGCCGCCATGGTCCTCGACGTCGTTCCGGTGATCCCGCCGGAGCTGCGCCCGATGGTGCAGCTCGACGGTGGCCGCTTCGCGACGTCCGACCTCAACGACCTCTACCGTCGTGTGATCAACCGCAACAACCGTCTTCGTCGTCTGATCGACCTCGGTGCCCCCGAGATCATCGTCAACAACGAGAAGCGCATGCTGCAGGAGGCCGTCGACGCGCTGTTCGACAACGGCCGCCGTGGTCGCCCCGTCACCGGTACCGGTAACCGTGCCCTGAAGTCGCTCAGCGACATGCTCAAGGGCAAGCAGGGTCGTTTCCGTCAGAACCTGCTCGGCAAGCGCGTCGACTACTCGGGTCGTTCGGTCATCATCGTCGGCCCGCAGCTGAAGCTGCACCAGTGCGGTCTGCCCAAGCAGATGGCTCTGGAGCTCTTCAAGCCGTTCGTCATCAAGCGTCTGATCGACCTCGGTCACTCGCAGAACATCAAGGCGGCCAAGCGTGCCGTCGAGCGCACCCGTCCCGAGGTCTGGGACGTGCTCGAGGAGATCATCCGTGAGCGTCCGGTTCTGCTGAACCGTGCACCCACGCTGCACCGCCTCGGCATCCAGGCGTTCGAGCCGCAGCTCGTCGAGGGCAAGGCGATCCAGCTGCACCCGCTCGTCTGCGCCGCGTTCAACGCCGACTTCGATGGTGACCAGATGGCTGTGCACCTGCCGCTGTCGGTCGAGGCGCAGGCCGAGGCTCGCGTGCTGATGCTCGCCTCGAACAACATCCTGAAGCCGTCCGACGGACGTCCGGTCACCCTGCCTTCGCAGGACATGATCATCGGTCTGCACCACCTGACCACAGTCAAGGAGGGCGCAGCCGGTGAGGGCCGTGCATTCGGTTCGGTCGGTGAGGCGATCCTGGCCAAGGACGAGGGAACCCTCGACCTGCAGGCGAAGATCCGCATCCGCATCCCCGGTCTGACGTTCCTCGAGGGCGAAGCTCCCGAGGGCTACGAGCGCCACGGTCTCGTGGACGCCTCGCTGGGTCAGGCGATCTTCAACGACACGCTGCCGAAGGGCTACCCGTTCGTTCGCGAGCAGGCAGACAAGAACAAGCTGTCGCAGATCGTCAACAAGCTGGCCGAGGAGTACCCCAAGGTCGAGACCGCTGCATCGCTGGACCGCATCAAGGACGCCGGCTTCTACTGGGCCACGCGCTCCGGTGTGACCGTCGCCCTGAGCGACATCCTGACCCCGCCGAACAAGGCGGAGATCGTCGCCGGCTACGAGAAGCAGGCCGCGAAGGTCCAGTCGCAGTACGAAAAGGGTCTGACGACCGACTCGGAGCGTCGCCAGGAGCTCATCAAGATCTGGACCGAGGCGACCGACGAGGTGCAGGCGGCCATGAAGGCCAACTTCCCCGAGGACAACACCATCAACCGCATGGTGTCGTCGGGTGCTCGTGGTAACTGGCTGCAGATCCGGAACATCGCCGGTATGCGTGGTCTGGTGAACAACCCCAAGGGTGAGATCATCCCGCGTCCGATCATCTCCTCGTACCGCGAGGGTCTGTCGGTGGCGGAGTACTTCATCGCGACGCACGGTACCCGTAAGGGTCTGGCCGACACCGCTCTGCGTACCGCCGACTCGGGTTACCTGACCCGTCGTCTGGTGGATGTCTCGCAGGACGTCATCATCCGCGAGGACAACTGCGGCACGTCGAAGGGCCTCGAGCTCCCGATCGCCGCGGTGGACTCGACCGGCACGCTGGTCCGCGACGCCAACGTCGAGAACTCGGTGTTCGCTCGTACGCTCTCCTCGGCCGTCATCGACAGCAACGGCGACGTGCTCGCCGATGCCGGTGAAGACGTCGGCGACGTGCTGATCGACAAGCTGGTCGCGGCGGGTGTCGAGACCATCAAGGTGCGCTCGGTCCTGACCTGCGACTCCGCTGTCGGTGTGTGCGCGCAGTGCTACGGCCGTTCGCTGGCGACGGGTAAGACCGTCGACATCGGCGAGGCCGTCGGCATCATCGCGGCCCAGTCGATCGGTGAGCCCGGTACCCAGCTGACGATGCGTACGTTCCACACCGGTGGTTCGGCATCGGCGGATGACATCACGCAGGGTCTTCCCCGTGTGCAGGAGCTCTTCGAGGCGCGTACCCCCAAGGGCGCGTCCCCGATCTCCGAGGCCGATGGTCGCATCACGATCGACGAGACCGACAAGGGCAAGAAGGTCATCCTGACGCCCGACAGCGGCGACGAGCCCGTCATCTACCCGGTGCTGAAGCGTGCGACGCTTCTCGTCGAGGACGGCCAGCACGTCACTGTCGGTCAGCCGATCCTGGTGGGAACGCTCGACCCCAAGGAGATCATGCGCGTCATGGGTGCTCGCGAGGTGCAGCGTTACCTCGTCGGCGGCGTCCAGGGCGTGTACCGCTCGCAGGGTGTGCCGATCCACGACAAGCACATCGAGGTCATCGTCCGCCAGATGCTCCGCAAGGTCACCGTCGTCGATCACGCCGACACGACCCTGCTGCCGGGTGAGATGGTCGACCTCAAGCGCTACCAGACGATCAACCGCGAGGCTGTGGCAGAGGGCAAGCGCCCTGCGTCCGGCCGTCCGGAGCTGATGGGTATCACGAAGGCGTCGCTCGCGACCGAGTCGTGGCTGTCCGCTGCGTCCTTCCAGGAGACGACCCGCGTGCTCACGCAGGCCGCCATGGAGGGCAAGCGCGACCCGCTGGTCGGTCTCAAGGAGAACGTCATCATCGGAAAGCTCATCCCCGCCGGAACCGGTCTCTCGAAGTACCGCGACGTCACGGTCGAGGCCACCGAGGAAGCCAAGAGCGAGCGCTACCCGAACCGGATCTTCGCATCCGACGGCGCGTACGCGGACGGCGACTTCGGCTACGTCGACTTCGACGCGTTCTCGACGGACGACATCACCCCCGGTACTTACAACTGA
- a CDS encoding PfkB family carbohydrate kinase has protein sequence MSNVTSSAGSVVVIGDALIDELRDDSGVRELVGGAALNVAVGLRRLGVATTLIAMVGDDEAGAHIREYLSDHGVRLISSEAPHGSSRAIVQRAANGEPQYVFNDAARQRSIRYSDEARAAIADAGLVAISCFPFDVSAEVDALVDALGDARVAVDPNPRTGMLSDRAEFVRGFERLAADAAIVKVGADDAAILYDGDLDALRVRLRDLGAAAVLATAGADGATIDTDAGVASAPIAQLPGAVIDTVGAGDATLAAVSEGLVAQSPTELGEWRALLSRAMDVAAATCRAEGGLLRTPESLADSGRGVNGS, from the coding sequence GTGAGCAACGTGACTTCTTCCGCCGGTTCCGTGGTCGTGATCGGCGATGCCCTGATCGACGAGCTCCGTGACGATTCCGGTGTGCGCGAGCTGGTCGGGGGTGCCGCGCTCAACGTGGCCGTCGGGCTGCGGCGGCTGGGGGTCGCGACGACTCTGATCGCGATGGTCGGTGACGACGAAGCGGGCGCGCACATCCGCGAGTACCTGTCCGACCACGGTGTGCGACTGATCTCGAGCGAGGCGCCGCACGGGTCGTCACGGGCGATCGTGCAGCGCGCCGCGAACGGCGAGCCGCAGTACGTCTTCAACGACGCGGCGCGGCAGCGCAGCATCCGCTACTCCGACGAGGCGCGCGCTGCGATCGCGGATGCCGGTCTCGTCGCGATCAGCTGCTTCCCCTTCGACGTATCCGCCGAGGTGGACGCACTGGTCGACGCCCTCGGCGATGCCCGGGTCGCGGTGGACCCCAACCCCCGCACCGGCATGCTGAGCGATCGCGCGGAGTTCGTGCGCGGGTTCGAGCGTCTCGCCGCCGATGCGGCGATCGTGAAGGTCGGAGCGGATGACGCGGCCATCCTCTACGACGGCGACCTGGATGCGCTGCGGGTGCGCCTCCGCGACCTCGGCGCCGCCGCGGTGCTGGCCACGGCCGGAGCCGACGGCGCCACGATCGATACGGATGCCGGCGTCGCCTCGGCCCCGATCGCGCAGCTCCCCGGAGCCGTGATCGACACGGTCGGCGCGGGGGATGCGACGCTCGCGGCAGTGTCCGAGGGCCTGGTCGCACAGTCGCCGACAGAGCTGGGAGAGTGGCGTGCGCTGCTGTCGCGGGCCATGGATGTAGCTGCTGCGACGTGCCGCGCGGAGGGCGGATTGCTGCGCACTCCGGAGTCGCTCGCGGACTCCGGCCGAGGCGTGAACGGCAGCTGA
- a CDS encoding NAD-dependent epimerase/dehydratase family protein encodes MTTVLYTGGAGRMGRVIREGLAGRYDRVVLFTRRAPEEPLHPGEEVVIGDLADLDGLTKAAAGVDVIVHLGGIADESTYESIRTSNIDGTYHVYEAARRAGVRRVVYASSNHVVGFHAATETLDESAPLRPDTFYGVSKAFGEALASLYHDKWGVESVLLRIGTFRPAPEDQRQLALWLSWRDGIELTRCAIESAPVGCQVVYGCSNNTGSWWNGQAGWDAIGFVPKDDAADHAEGVDRDAPAPRYHGGAFTASDYEGGIW; translated from the coding sequence ATGACGACAGTTCTCTACACCGGAGGCGCCGGCCGCATGGGCAGGGTGATCCGGGAGGGTCTCGCCGGTCGCTACGACCGCGTCGTGCTGTTCACGCGTCGCGCTCCCGAGGAGCCGTTGCACCCGGGGGAGGAGGTCGTCATCGGCGACCTCGCCGACCTCGACGGTCTTACGAAGGCAGCGGCGGGGGTGGATGTCATCGTGCACCTCGGCGGCATCGCCGATGAGTCGACCTACGAGAGCATCCGCACCTCCAACATCGACGGCACGTACCACGTGTATGAAGCCGCCCGCCGGGCCGGTGTGCGCCGCGTCGTCTACGCGAGCTCGAACCATGTCGTCGGTTTCCACGCCGCGACCGAGACCCTCGATGAGAGTGCCCCGCTGCGCCCCGACACCTTCTACGGCGTCTCGAAGGCCTTCGGCGAGGCGCTCGCGAGCCTGTACCACGACAAGTGGGGAGTGGAGTCGGTGCTGCTGCGCATCGGCACCTTCCGCCCCGCACCGGAGGACCAGCGCCAGCTCGCGCTGTGGCTGAGCTGGCGCGATGGCATCGAGCTCACCCGGTGCGCGATCGAGAGCGCACCGGTCGGCTGCCAGGTCGTCTACGGCTGCTCGAACAACACCGGTTCCTGGTGGAACGGGCAGGCCGGGTGGGATGCGATCGGCTTCGTCCCGAAGGACGACGCCGCCGATCACGCCGAAGGAGTCGACCGCGACGCCCCCGCGCCCCGCTATCACGGCGGTGCGTTCACGGCATCCGACTACGAAGGAGGCATCTGGTGA
- a CDS encoding phosphoglycerate dehydrogenase gives MTTPQSVDVLITTAFLAPGDEVDRMLTAAGLTTRHEADLAALSADDRAELLGGVRAIIAGTRPLGAEELTQAENLKVVVRTGVGYDSVDVATATRRGIPVCITAGANRQAVAEHVFALLLASARRIPENIRNLSDGRWEQLTGRELRGATLGILGLGSIGKAVAAIGRAFGMDIVAYDPYFDQEFAAANGVRRADLEDVLAQSDFVTLHLFLDDSTRNLIDAQRLALMKSDAIVINTARGGIIDEQALVEAVEAGVIGGAALDVFAEEPLSPTSPLLHTPGILATTHVAGATREARGESGRIAATTVIDVLGGGEPRFVVNPDYQGVPA, from the coding sequence GTGACCACGCCGCAGAGTGTCGATGTACTCATCACGACCGCGTTCCTCGCCCCCGGCGACGAGGTCGATCGGATGCTGACCGCTGCCGGGCTGACGACCCGCCACGAGGCCGACCTCGCGGCGCTCTCCGCGGACGACCGCGCAGAGCTGCTCGGCGGAGTCCGCGCGATCATCGCCGGCACCCGCCCCCTGGGTGCCGAAGAGCTGACCCAGGCCGAGAACCTCAAGGTCGTCGTGCGCACCGGCGTCGGCTACGACAGCGTCGACGTCGCTACCGCCACCCGTCGCGGCATCCCGGTCTGCATCACCGCCGGCGCCAACCGTCAGGCGGTCGCGGAGCACGTGTTCGCGCTGCTGCTGGCGTCGGCACGGCGGATCCCGGAGAACATCCGCAACCTCTCGGACGGACGCTGGGAGCAACTCACCGGACGCGAGCTCAGAGGCGCGACGCTCGGCATCCTCGGACTCGGATCCATCGGCAAGGCGGTCGCCGCGATCGGGCGGGCGTTCGGCATGGACATCGTCGCGTACGACCCCTACTTCGACCAGGAGTTCGCTGCGGCGAACGGGGTGCGACGCGCCGACCTCGAAGACGTGCTGGCGCAGTCCGACTTCGTCACGCTGCATCTCTTCCTCGACGACTCGACCCGCAACCTCATCGATGCGCAGCGACTGGCGTTGATGAAGTCCGATGCGATCGTGATCAACACCGCCCGCGGTGGCATCATCGACGAGCAGGCGCTGGTCGAGGCCGTCGAGGCTGGTGTGATCGGCGGCGCAGCGCTCGATGTCTTCGCCGAGGAGCCGCTGTCGCCCACGAGCCCACTGCTGCACACACCGGGCATCCTCGCGACGACCCACGTCGCCGGAGCCACCCGAGAGGCGCGAGGGGAGTCCGGCCGCATCGCCGCGACGACCGTGATCGACGTGCTCGGCGGGGGAGAGCCCCGGTTCGTCGTGAACCCCGACTACCAGGGGGTGCCGGCGTGA
- a CDS encoding substrate-binding domain-containing protein: protein MITLYSGLVVRQALEETVIPIFEKETGERVEATFEPTTVLLSRIAEGARPDLVLGVSSSVRELADQGVLGHEGLADIAVSAVGFARLPDSPAPADESAESFLEYLRAAAAVAYTLSGASGLHFMEVLRAHDLLDAIDERAVRFAAGLTAEAVVDGRASVAIQQVSELRAVAGPHVVAPIPHALQSYASFAIGVRHGAPGAAAAFAASLGADDARRAFASVGLSAP, encoded by the coding sequence GTGATCACGCTCTACAGCGGACTCGTCGTCCGTCAGGCGCTCGAGGAGACCGTGATCCCGATCTTCGAGAAGGAGACGGGAGAACGCGTCGAGGCGACGTTCGAGCCGACCACGGTGCTGCTGAGCCGCATTGCAGAGGGCGCGCGCCCCGACCTCGTGCTGGGCGTCTCGTCATCGGTACGGGAGCTGGCCGACCAGGGAGTGCTCGGCCACGAAGGTCTCGCCGACATCGCGGTCTCGGCGGTCGGATTTGCCCGCTTGCCGGACAGCCCAGCGCCCGCCGACGAATCGGCGGAGAGCTTCCTCGAGTATCTGCGTGCGGCCGCGGCCGTCGCCTACACACTGAGCGGCGCGAGCGGGCTGCATTTCATGGAGGTGCTGCGCGCGCACGATCTGCTCGACGCCATCGACGAGCGCGCCGTCCGCTTCGCTGCCGGGCTCACGGCCGAGGCTGTCGTCGACGGTCGCGCGAGCGTCGCGATCCAGCAGGTCAGCGAACTGCGCGCGGTGGCGGGACCGCACGTCGTGGCGCCGATCCCGCACGCGCTCCAGTCGTACGCCTCGTTCGCGATCGGCGTGCGCCACGGAGCTCCGGGGGCGGCAGCCGCCTTCGCCGCGTCACTCGGCGCGGATGACGCGCGCCGCGCCTTCGCATCCGTCGGGCTGAGCGCCCCCTGA